A section of the Lineus longissimus chromosome 1, tnLinLong1.2, whole genome shotgun sequence genome encodes:
- the LOC135484797 gene encoding protein FAM200A-like, whose amino-acid sequence MAKQLNLTALWSRKRSADTPAIRHDISVDEPVVAGPSTPTGNDDPEGEEAEGEPVGDDQADTGVEDVVLEDTGKCQCMKCGVSMKVKQSVLKKHYTEKHGDTKDWTKERRRTFIQKWRDDNRKQKGQMNEAFGLKAGQRAASFRLGLMIAKAHLPYNSSEAIVTWASLSDPKSRIFGKEAVKTFPKSRQTVTRRVGDLAEYIRDDNISNIRKSIAWSLMMDESTDKKCFGQAILYERHVDMSAMCVVEAFLAILRVKGSPNHNNLFTLINGFVTDKELPKEKLCGFAADGASVMQSLGRGVAGLLRLNYNENLFIQHCIVHKEVLGTKDGMKNSIPATVEQTIKKVLDFFANSHVRADKLEEIIAMSDEEHEYNQLVRYQAVRWLSLSNCVNRFVSLYTEVAQYFETESTTGKAEVRRICGELYQAVAGGDFELYLLFLQAELKILAKLNATLQVAGQTVFTAYNTISDSIREFIEPIVWDERRQWDDLLSDENLKGFNTDIEFHSAGFHARKAQLVEHGVLTPRMADEVHRNCYKYVLNTAKAIQTRFPELAFVVQNMRFLVPEYRALASLKHCNILAVADRYVPARFEHDQLKEQFRTYRFTSDLDNLLENSPGSDNFFCRLYEMGEFREFAKFCLTLLCLSPTTVACERGFSTMNLIKTVRRCSLSEDNLNALMMVNTDRRDQETFPIVEAMRAAKD is encoded by the exons ATGGCGAAACAGCTCAATTTAACCGCTCTATGGTCACGAAAAAG ATCTGCTGATACTCCTGCTATCCGCCATGATATTTCTGTTGATGAACCCGTTGTGGCCGGCCCATCAACACCGACAGGGAATGACGATCCTGAAGGTGAAGAAGCCGAGGGGGAGCCTGTTGGCGATGATCAGGCTGATACCGGTGTTGAAGATGTAGTCCTTGAAG ACACAGGGAAATGTCAGTGCATGAAATGCGGTGTTTCAATGAAAGTAAAACAAAGTGTGTTAAAAAAACATTACACTGAAAAGCATGGGGATACCAAAGACTGGACGAAAGAGAGACGGAGGACCTTCATCCAAAAATGGAGGGATGATAACAGGAAACAGAAAGGCCAGATGAATGAAGCTTTCGGATTGAAAGCAGGGCAGCGGGCCGCATCCTTCAGGCTCGGGTTGATGATTGCTAAGGCGCATTTGCCCTACAATTCATCGGAGGCAATCGTGACATGGGCCTCTTTGTCGGATCCAAAAAGTCGCATCTTTGGGAAAGAAGCAGTGAAAACGTTTCCGAAGTCTCGACAGACCGTAACGAGGAGAGTAGGAGATCTTGCAGAATACATACGGGACGACAACATCAGTAACATAAGAAAATCAATAGCGTGGAGTTTAATGATGGACGAGTCTACCGACAAAAAGTGTTTTGGTCAGGCGATCCTGTATGAGCGACATGTCGATATGTCGGCCATGTGTGTTGTAGAGGCTTTTTTGGCGATACTGCGAGTCAAAGGTTCACCCAACCACAACAACTTGTTTACCTTGATCAATGGATTTGTCACAGACAAGGAACTCCCGAAGGAGAAATTGTGCGGATTTGCTGCTGACGGGGCAAGCGTAATGCAAAGCTTGGGGAGGGGAGTGGCTGGTCTCTTGCGCTTGAACTATAATGAGAACTTATTCATACAACACTGCATTGTGCATAAAGAAGTTCTTGGAACAAAAGACGGTATGAAGAATTCAATACCAGCAACGGTGGAGCAGACCATTAAAAAAGTCCTTGACTTTTTTGCGAACAGTCATGTCAGGGCCGACAAGTTGGAAGAGATTATAGCAATGTCGGATGAAGAGCATGAGTATAACCAACTTGTCAGGTACCAAGCCGTCCGATGGCTATCACTCTCCAATTGTGTGAATCGGTTTGTTTCTCTCTACACTGAGGTCGCCCAATATTTTGAGACTGAGTCGACCACGGGGAAGGCTGAAGTTCGTCGAATATGTGGAGAATTATATCAGGCAGTGGCGGGAGGGGACTTTGAGTTATACTTGCTTTTCTTGCAGGCAGAACTGAAGATTCTGGCGAAACTGAATGCTACACTGCAAGTCGCCGGACAAACTGTTTTCACGGCATATAATACCATAAGTGATTCAATCAGAGAATTCATTGAACCGATCGTTTGGGATGAACGTCGGCAATGGGATGACCTACTGTCAGATGAAAACCTGAAGGGGTTCAATACCGACATTGAATTCCACTCTGCTGGTTTTCATGCAAGGAAAGCCCAGCTAGTGGAACATGGTGTATTGACCCCACGGATGGCGGATGAAGTACATAGGAATTGCTACAAGTACGTTTTGAACACTGCCAAGGCAATCCAAACTAGGTTCCCTGAACTAGCCTTCGTCGTTCAGAATATGCGCTTCCTTGTTCCCGAGTATCGTGCATTAGCCAGTCTTAAGCACTGTAACATTCTGGCCGTTGCAGATAGATATGTTCCCGCCAGGTTCGAGCATGATCAACTGAAGGAGCAGTTCAGAACCTACCGATTCACATCTGACCTTGATAATCTGTTGGAGAATTCTCCAGGGTCCGATAACTTCTTCTGCCGCTTGTACGAGATGGGGGAATTCCGTGAATTTGCGAAATTTTGCCTGACCTTGTTATGTCTGAGTCCTACCACTGTTGCATGTGAGCGCGGCTTTTCAACCATGAACCTAATTAAAACTGTGAGGAGATGTTCCTTGTCTGAAGACAACTTGAATGCGCTCATGATGGTGAATACAGACAGACGAGACCAAGAAACATTCCCAATTGTTGAAGCCATGCGTGCAGCAAAAGATTAG